The following nucleotide sequence is from Candidatus Hydrogenedens sp..
ACAATTTCTTCAAAGGCTTGTAAATTGCCTTCTTTCCAAAGAATTGCTAAGTCTTCATCACTGCAATTATTAAAATTTATGTTATTTTCTTTACTTTTCATTTATTAAACGCTTTTTTCTTACTTAATGTTAACTATGATTTTTCAAATTATTTATCTTTATATTTATATCCTTTAAATCCTTTGCGGTTCTATAAATCGACATTATTTTCAAAGGGTCAATCTCCGCAAGGATATTATGAATCGCACAAAAAACATAACCACTATCTTCTGCTAATATTGGAACTACTTCAGAAACCTGTGTTTTTACATCATCTACCGTACCTAACGGCAATACCTTCTGGGTATCTATTCCACCTCCCCAAAGTACTAATTTCCCTTTACATTTCTCTTTCCACTCACGAACACTATAGTTGCCCGCTGTCCACTGGACAGGGTTCAGCACATCAAATTCTGATTCAATAACCAAGTCTATTATATCGTAAATAGCCCCACAACTATGAAAAAAGGTTTTTATCCCTGACGATATACTGTGAATATACCTATTAAATTCTCGATAATAAGGGAGAAACAACTTTTTAAATATATCTGGCGAAGCAATAAGATTATTCTGTGTCCCCCAATCATCAGCATTACACATATATACATGTATATACGGTGCTACCTTTGGTAGAAATCGTTCCAATTCAGAAATTGCATGATTTAGCATCAACTCATGTAGTTCCTTTACCTTTTCCTCATCCACAAGACAAAGCAAAGGGAAATAACCTAATCCTCCAAAATTCCCTATTCCAATCCCTAACATAGGTCCATTAAGGAACAAAGCCCTATCAGTTTCTTTATAAACCTTTTCGCAGATATTTATTGTCTTTTGAATAATCTCATCCGAAAATCTATTAGCCAATAAGTCTTCTTTTATTTTTCCTAAATCCAATTCAGGTAACTCTCCCTCAAAGTATACAGGCTGTCCACCATGCTCAGAGTCAAACACATAGGAATTTTTAGGCATTCTTAAATGATAGTCTGGCTGAGTAACAGTTCCATCTTCAAGAACATAAAACCGTTTAGCATTAATAACTTTTGCATCCAAACGACCACCAAAATCATAATTTTCCCATGTAACATCATTAGTGTACCCATTAGCAAACCCCATTCTTACTGTAATAACATCACAATCCAAAGAATTAAGCACATCCAAGTCTGGTAAAGCAAGCATTTGGTTTGTATCATGGACATAAGGTAATCTTGGAGATAAACTCAAACTCTGAACTAATTTCGGGTATGCAAAAGCACTTATTCCTGTGGAGTCCATCCCCCCTAAATCCATAGGAACTCGATCAACATCCTGAAAATTTAATGCACGAATTACCCGTTCTCTGTGTGTCATTATTATTGCCTCTTATAAATAAATTATTTAATAAATGAAAACCAATAATAACAGATTCTTGCTTAGATTTTCATAGAACAAAGATTGCAGTAAAAATGAGTTAGATGGGTTTGTTATTTTCATCAACATGGACAATCACAGGTTTCCAACTTTTTGCCTGTTCCTCATCAACCTGTATAAATGCAACAATAATCAGCAAATCTCCACGTTGACCTAATCGTGCTGCAGCTCCATTTAAACAAATATCACCACTCCCCCTTTTCCCTTCTATTGCATACGTAACAAAACGGTCACCTGTATTAATATTAAAAACATGAACCGCCTCATAAGGAAGAATACCTGCCTTTGACATTAAGTCAGGGTCAATCGTAATGCTCCCTTCATAATTAAGATTAGCATCTGTTATCTTGGCTCGATGAATTTTGCTTTTTAACATTGTTAAAAACATTTTTTAACCTCCATTCAACTATATCTGAACTTTAATGTTATCAATTAACCGTGCCCTTCCTACCCACACAGCAACAGCAATTAACACATTACCAGAAAGCTCATTCAATGGTTCCATGGTATCTCCATTCACTATTTCTATGTAATCAATATCCAATTCCGACATCTCAGAAGATAGTACATCCTTAATT
It contains:
- a CDS encoding uroporphyrinogen decarboxylase family protein — its product is MTHRERVIRALNFQDVDRVPMDLGGMDSTGISAFAYPKLVQSLSLSPRLPYVHDTNQMLALPDLDVLNSLDCDVITVRMGFANGYTNDVTWENYDFGGRLDAKVINAKRFYVLEDGTVTQPDYHLRMPKNSYVFDSEHGGQPVYFEGELPELDLGKIKEDLLANRFSDEIIQKTINICEKVYKETDRALFLNGPMLGIGIGNFGGLGYFPLLCLVDEEKVKELHELMLNHAISELERFLPKVAPYIHVYMCNADDWGTQNNLIASPDIFKKLFLPYYREFNRYIHSISSGIKTFFHSCGAIYDIIDLVIESEFDVLNPVQWTAGNYSVREWKEKCKGKLVLWGGGIDTQKVLPLGTVDDVKTQVSEVVPILAEDSGYVFCAIHNILAEIDPLKIMSIYRTAKDLKDINIKINNLKNHS
- a CDS encoding aspartate 1-decarboxylase, with amino-acid sequence MFLTMLKSKIHRAKITDANLNYEGSITIDPDLMSKAGILPYEAVHVFNINTGDRFVTYAIEGKRGSGDICLNGAAARLGQRGDLLIIVAFIQVDEEQAKSWKPVIVHVDENNKPI